Below is a genomic region from Miscanthus floridulus cultivar M001 chromosome 1, ASM1932011v1, whole genome shotgun sequence.
TTAGTGcagcagcaggggcaggcgccgaaagggctccAGTGCAGCGGCAGGGGTAGGcgtcgaaaggctcccctgccgcactatGGGGCAGACGCAaaagtcagccctgctatcacatctagtcactgtagcagcctgACAGCAtggcatgtctgtgtactaggattagatgggtagagttgtatatatagcttcccactccAACTCAACGAAGAGAGagagtttagttttgccatctcctctgcagagctccgaccaacgctggtgcttgtgttgtgtgtgtgcgctctgttctccctctctcttctacctccagccgtaGTGTGTGGTTGGGAACGacggtgagcggtcggctcatCGGTACGAGAGATCTCGAGCCCAACACCATCCACCAGACTGCCGCCGTCCGCATCACACCACCGCGGTCCACAAACCTAGGGCACGACATCTCTGTCTCGCTGTGGTCGCCGGAGGACTCAGAGGGGGCAAAGAGTTCGGAGGACAGCCGGCAGGGTGCTCGGCGTCTATTGTTTGCTTCTTAGTTCATAGTTGATTCGTCTTACTCTTACAGTTGTCAGGCCTCTCATATACCCTCACTCGCTGGGCTCACATACACAGAGGTTATGTTCCCATTCCGGGCCGGACACCTTAGCAGGCTGGGCCTTCCTTTGGACGTTGTGCCTTGGCCTTGGACGCTCATAGGATCACcaggatggggggggggggggggggctaacaTCACTAGATGGAGTTCTGGTGAAAACAACTAGAAATGTGTTTGATTTGACGAATATCTTAGATGGGACATAATGGTTTAGGATGAAAACAGTCAGAAAAtccctcaaccgttttctacttctacatttgaatacgaagCGAAAGCGGTAAAGCAGAACGCGAAAACGAACACAAACTTACAAAATATCGAgaatttcaaaaatgaactaattCGAACGGAATTATGTTGAACACGGTTGGTAAAAAAATCAATACGAAATAGTGACCCAtaggaccaagtgcataacaactaacaagtgcatgaccaaatgcataacaattaacaagtgctacaactttcatataaaaagtatctccatttgacaccatataagaaacatatgatttttctaaggcaaCAAGGGTTTGTATGCAATTAAtatactgcacaaaaattatttaATTTTTTAAACATCTTAACGGCCTCAGtgaaaaaactaaaaactagaaagttatagatcttgtcaagagctacaattttcatataaaaatcatcttcatctaagATCGTATGAAAAAAGATACAAATTTTCTAAGGCTGGACTTCTGATGGGCCAAAAACGGTATAAGCCGAATTTCAAAAACGGGATATTCCGAATAAAAAGcggaaaagtagaaaacggtcggaaaatACCTAAACCATTTCCGTTCCGTTTTCGAATttggtttctgcggctgataagccggctgatgcagattttttgtgagagaaaaacactgtaccatgactgataagccggACTGATAAGTTCAACTGCTGAAGAAGTAGCTCAATACCCTCGAACTTCTTGTTGGTGGTCTTCGCGTTCGCTGCCATGAGAAGTTCAACCTATGTCGGCTTCATCTTCGACACTAGAGCGAGTCACCATGGCGATGGAAAAAATTTGGCCAAAAATCATCCTGCTCTGAGCACCAATTGTGATGAACTAAGATAGCTGAGCAAGAATTAGAGGTAGATTCAACAAGAAATGGATAGGAATCAGAGGAATTTCAGCAGTgggagcccaccaggaggtaccTTGGGGTTTCAGAGTTTGGATTTCAATTAACAGAGAAAGCTCGTTACATGCCGTTTTGGCCCCCTTTAAGGTGACGCAGTGTCGACTTCCCATCCGGTATGGGTCCACCTGTCGTTCCCTCCTGTCTTCCGGGTCCACTAGTCAGCCATTGCGTTCCTCTCTCTTGTCGGATCCCAAACACCTCCGCTTCCAGGCCTGCTTCCGCTGCTGTCTTGGCATACCCCACGGAGTCATGACAAACGCCTACTTCTCCCACCTCTCTAGTGAACACTATAACTCCTGGAGTCTTCGTATTATTCGAAAAATAATTTCAAATTTCAACAATGACATATTCCCCAGAATGAAAAGTCTCCAAATATCTATTCGAAATGAGGAAACATTCCTTATTCAGTCAAACTTGCATAGGATTTCAAAACAGAATACCTCGCATAAACTAGGCATGCCCTTTTTTCTTCCCACATAGAAAACCATGAGGGTATACACATAATCACACAAACAAAGCATCGTACATACCACTTATAACATCTCAAGTCCATACACCGCACACTGCATAGAGCAGCTTTATTTTGTTTTGTATGAAAACAGAGGAGAACTCCAGGAACGAAAAAGAAAATTAAACCCAAACTTCAGGAAGGGGAATCGCATCCCAATCCACCGATCTAGTTGTAGGCGTCGGGGTTGGCGACGAGGTAGGCCTCGGCACCCTTGAAAATGGCGGTGAGTGACTCCTTGGCCTTGGTGATCTCGTCCTTCACCTCCACGCCCGGCAGCTGCTTGAACGTCGTCTCCACCTTCGCCACGCTGCCGCCGTCGGCTGCGGGCTCCACCTTGATGTGCGACGTCGCCGTCTCGATGGCAACGCCGATGCCGCCGCCCTCGAGGAGCGTTTGCTTGCACTCGCACTTGTCCAGGTCCAGGAAATCGAGCCTCTCTTTCGTGAAGGTGAACGGCATGACTGCAAGAGCGATCGATCGCACGTCATGAGCTAGCTGTTTGATCCATCAGGCGAGAGAACATGTTGGTCTGGGCATGCCGCGGACACTTACCTGAGGTGAAGTTGAACTGCCTGACGCTGCCAACGCCGCCGTCGCCCTCCACGGGGTGGGCGCTCGCAACGACGTGGGAGGCGAGCTTGGGCGCCAGGTTGTGCCAGTCCAACACGGCGGCGCGGAACAGGCGCGGCGCGGCCACCGGCGACGCGATCTCGAGGGTCCAGCTGTTGGCGGAGGCCATTACTTCAGTGATCGTCGGCCGATGCTTAGGTGCTCAGCGCTGAGCGTGGCAGTGCTACTGCTGGTGGTTTTAGCCTTGCAGCTTCTGCTTGTGTTGCCATGAGAGTGGCGGACTGAGGGCTTTAAATAAGCGGTTATGGCGGGGGTTCGTGGCGTCCGGTGAGGACTGAGGATGAGACGCCCGGAAGTGAGGCTCCTCCCAGCTCCCACATGGCCGGGTTGGCTTGGCACGGCACCTTTGCTCGTCGGTCCATTAGTCCATTAATGTGGCCGGGGTTGCAGACACAAGTCAAGAAACGTGCTGCCATTCCGTCAACGTTCAACCCCTGAAGGTGTAGAATATGTCGTCGAATTGGCACACCGTTTCGCCTTCGCGTGAGCCAAATGATCTAGAATAACGCTGGTTTGGGATGATGAGCTTCTAGACCAAAAAGCATGTAAGCGTGGTGGGTTGGTGTGATTAGAAAAGAGAATTATATTGTGAGGGTCCTGACTACTT
It encodes:
- the LOC136500617 gene encoding pathogenesis-related protein 1-like translates to MASANSWTLEIASPVAAPRLFRAAVLDWHNLAPKLASHVVASAHPVEGDGGVGSVRQFNFTSVMPFTFTKERLDFLDLDKCECKQTLLEGGGIGVAIETATSHIKVEPAADGGSVAKVETTFKQLPGVEVKDEITKAKESLTAIFKGAEAYLVANPDAYN